Within Diprion similis isolate iyDipSimi1 chromosome 11, iyDipSimi1.1, whole genome shotgun sequence, the genomic segment attttttttttaactgtatttaattaaattttttattttgtttcttagTTTCgtcttgttttttgttttttttttcattacttttttggagttttcgtttttttaaaatcacgtCACAGGTTTCCTTCGTTCCGCTAAATGGCCGACCGACTGAcaggttgttgttgttgttgttgtttttgctgTTGTTGGTAGCAGTTTACCGTGTTGTAGATGGAGACAACGCAATTAATAAAACGGAATCCCTCGGCTCAGCGTGTAGTGGATAATTAAAACCCTATCCTCAAATAATAGGTAGTCTTAAGAGATGATGGGCTCCCCTTCGCGGGCCATCGTCCACCTTTTTAGTTGTCCCCgtcatcctcctcctcttccgaAGATGCGTCCTGAAGCCATGTCAGCCAGGAATTTACCTAGATTGGAATGAAATTTGGGGATATTTTTACGCCGGTAAAAGGAACGATGAAACCATTTGACCTAAGTAGGATCGTAATAATCAATCTGaggatgaaaaaggaaaaagactTACCTGGAAGAGGGCTTGTCCTTTGCCAGGATAATCATCGGTAACATCCTCCTTCCACTTCATGAAGGCCTCCTCGTCGACGACTTCCATTTCGTAAAGAGCTATGAACCATCGCAGTAACATCCCCTTGGGGAATTTGTGCGAATAGCAGAATACCTGAAGAGCGTGAACGGCAGTCACTTGAGAATCGATGGTCGGTAGGAAGGACTCGAGAACGCGGCCGTACTTTTCTAACAACGCACGTTCTTTCTCCGCTAGAGCCTTGTCCACGGGGGACTCTGGGTCGACACCCGGACCTAATGTTGTCTCCTGAAACGAATGGTCaaattgttggtttttttttctttttcttgtgacATTACGCTTTTATCCAAAAGCTGAGGAGGCTTCGCTGCCAATTACAGAAAGAACGTTGTCACATTCACAAATCAGGGGGGAAATTATGCAACTACACTAACCTGTGTGATATATTTGAGGAGCACAGTGATCAGAGCATTGATGAAGCTTGGATCGGAGTGATGCGAAGGGTCAAGTTTCTCCTTGATCCACTTGTATAGGGCGTTAGGGCTGGGATCAGACTCGAGTTGTCTCCCTATCTCCCTTTGGATCCTGAGCAGAGGGTAGAGAAACGTCAATTCCCTATCCTCAAGGATCTTGCCGAGCCTTTCCTTAGTCTTCTCCACCTCTGGCAGCTGACTCATCAGGTTGACCTTACTTTCGTTGAATATCTGCATGAGCCTAGCTTTTCCCTGAGTCTTGTGCAACTGCTGGAGAGTCAAAAGGAAGAGAGGATGATGTTGCCCGTTCTCCGTTACTGAAGCGAGATCAGTCAGCTGCATGAGATTGTCAACTATAGTTTTAGCTGTAATGGAGGCGACGTGAGATGCTACGCATGGGATGGTGCTCTCCCTCTCGTCCATACTGCTGACGAGTTCCTTCCATCCCTCGAGTATCTGTTGCCCGTTAACAAGCCCTTCCTTCTTCAATTCGACAACAAACTTGCCGGCAAGTTCGCGCTCCGTATCACCTCGATCGAGCGTGTTGGAATAAAATACATAGATGACGTGACGTAAGAATCTTTCTGGTACTTTGTGATCCTTGAAAGCCGTTAACGCATCCTGGACATTTCCATGATTAACGTATTCGTCCATAAGAGCgttcattttcttcaacacCTCCTCCTTGGAAGGTCCCTTATCCTTTCTGTCGCGTACTTTGTCACGTTTCTCTACCGGACCCTGCTTGATCACAATCGCCGGTGACGGATCCTTGTGCAGCAACGGTGGGCTAGCCTTTAGAGAACCAGCCGATGCGAGCAAAGCCTCAGATGCATGTCCTGGGAAGAGACCTATCCCTAAAGGAAAGGAAATTCGTAAAATGCATGTTGACTTGGGATGAGATATGTAGGTATTTCACATgtaacattattatacatcattTTCAACATACAAATTTCACCAACGGGGGCCATTTTATTATTGATTCCCCATATGAAAGGGAGGGGTACCTTAACAGTATTTAATATGCGGTTAAACGGAATTAAATACTTACTGCTGTTCAGAGGTAAGTTTGGAGGCTTCATGTTGGCGCTGAATACCATTGAATTGGCTGCAGGCCTAAGAGACACTTCCTCTGAGTGTTGTTTTATCAGTATCTTCCTATTCAATCTAGACTGCTCTTTGTTACCATCTGTAATAGTATCTCGGTTTAGTGGATAAAAGTAAGATAAACTATTGTGTATTTCCCGATCATGTCTGTGTCGATTGATAAACTTACTGTTGTTGTAATTATGGGGAGAGTTCTGTTGTTGCTGATTGTGATTGTGCTTCCCCTGGTAATTGTTCTGATGACGATTCTGATTTTGGTAATGGTTGGGTTGATTGCGCTGGTTGTGTCGTCCGTAGCCGACGTTACCAGGTCCCGAATAGCCATTAGAACTAAACGGTGCGGGTCCTATGCTGAAGGAATGGGAGCTTAGTGAGATACTACTCAACATATCGTCAAGGCCTCGCATTTTCCTAAAGATGTCGCTGCTAGGGCGATCGTCTCGCCTGTGATAACCGCCACCCCTAGACGAGTCATCGTTGTCATTGCGGATCAGATTGATGGGCATAGGTCCCTCGGTACTGGTAGCCTTTCGTGGCACCCAGCCATCGCGACGCAACTCAATGACATCGCGTAACATAAAACGGATGCGCAGGGGTAGGTCGCTGCTCTCTGCCAAGACGCTCATGCGTCTGAAGTACTGATTCATGAGACCACGGGCCTTGTCCGAGTCCAGAATGCGTCCGCAAGTACGCATAATCTGGCACAGACATTCGATATCCTTGGCCATGTCCCCCCTGGATCCCCCCCTCCGTCTCTCCGGCAGTAACTGCCGAATGCACAGGTGTAGGATAGATTCCGATACGATTTCCAATTTTCCCAACTCCCCGATGAATTTGATGTTACCGAGCATCTTGCGTTTTGCCAACTGACGgagctcctcctcctccgggGCCAAATCATCCTGACCATCGAATGCCTCGTGAGCCTTTGATCGATTTTCAAACTCGAGCTTGCACTTGTTAAGTAACAGCTGTTTAAATGTGCTTTGGGGTTTTTGACCTTCAACGTTTGGTTTCTGAGGTTCAAAGTTTGGAGCTTCGTCGGACAGCCGCTTGCACAGCTGTGCGTACATAGAACTGTACTTTGGTTCATCGAGCGCCTTATCAAAGATCTGTAGGTCACAATAAAAATCAAGTTATTTGTATGCTTTTCTGTCAAAACATTCTTCCAAAAGGTCTCTAAggcaaataattaaaaattctttgagtTCACCTAGTTTTTAAGGTTTCTAACAA encodes:
- the LOC124412523 gene encoding eukaryotic translation initiation factor 4 gamma 2 isoform X2, whose protein sequence is MYAQLCKRLSDEAPNFEPQKPNVEGQKPQSTFKQLLLNKCKLEFENRSKAHEAFDGQDDLAPEEEELRQLAKRKMLGNIKFIGELGKLEIVSESILHLCIRQLLPERRRGGSRGDMAKDIECLCQIMRTCGRILDSDKARGLMNQYFRRMSVLAESSDLPLRIRFMLRDVIELRRDGWVPRKATSTEGPMPINLIRNDNDDSSRGGGYHRRDDRPSSDIFRKMRGLDDMLSSISLSSHSFSIGPAPFSSNGYSGPGNVGYGRHNQRNQPNHYQNQNRHQNNYQGKHNHNQQQQNSPHNYNNNGNKEQSRLNRKILIKQHSEEVSLRPAANSMVFSANMKPPNLPLNSRIGLFPGHASEALLASAGSLKASPPLLHKDPSPAIVIKQGPVEKRDKVRDRKDKGPSKEEVLKKMNALMDEYVNHGNVQDALTAFKDHKVPERFLRHVIYVFYSNTLDRGDTERELAGKFVVELKKEGLVNGQQILEGWKELVSSMDERESTIPCVASHVASITAKTIVDNLMQLTDLASVTENGQHHPLFLLTLQQLHKTQGKARLMQIFNESKVNLMSQLPEVEKTKERLGKILEDRELTFLYPLLRIQREIGRQLESDPSPNALYKWIKEKLDPSHHSDPSFINALITVLLKYITQETTLGPGVDPESPVDKALAEKERALLEKYGRVLESFLPTIDSQVTAVHALQVFCYSHKFPKGMLLRWFIALYEMEVVDEEAFMKWKEDVTDDYPGKGQALFQVNSWLTWLQDASSEEEEDDGDN
- the LOC124412523 gene encoding eukaryotic translation initiation factor 4 gamma 2 isoform X1, whose translation is MPSRDEIRSLSTKRRWIPPSTIRRDALTQESRNDLIFRKVRGILNKLTPEKFAKLSNDLLDVELNSDVILKGVILLIFDKALDEPKYSSMYAQLCKRLSDEAPNFEPQKPNVEGQKPQSTFKQLLLNKCKLEFENRSKAHEAFDGQDDLAPEEEELRQLAKRKMLGNIKFIGELGKLEIVSESILHLCIRQLLPERRRGGSRGDMAKDIECLCQIMRTCGRILDSDKARGLMNQYFRRMSVLAESSDLPLRIRFMLRDVIELRRDGWVPRKATSTEGPMPINLIRNDNDDSSRGGGYHRRDDRPSSDIFRKMRGLDDMLSSISLSSHSFSIGPAPFSSNGYSGPGNVGYGRHNQRNQPNHYQNQNRHQNNYQGKHNHNQQQQNSPHNYNNNGNKEQSRLNRKILIKQHSEEVSLRPAANSMVFSANMKPPNLPLNSRIGLFPGHASEALLASAGSLKASPPLLHKDPSPAIVIKQGPVEKRDKVRDRKDKGPSKEEVLKKMNALMDEYVNHGNVQDALTAFKDHKVPERFLRHVIYVFYSNTLDRGDTERELAGKFVVELKKEGLVNGQQILEGWKELVSSMDERESTIPCVASHVASITAKTIVDNLMQLTDLASVTENGQHHPLFLLTLQQLHKTQGKARLMQIFNESKVNLMSQLPEVEKTKERLGKILEDRELTFLYPLLRIQREIGRQLESDPSPNALYKWIKEKLDPSHHSDPSFINALITVLLKYITQETTLGPGVDPESPVDKALAEKERALLEKYGRVLESFLPTIDSQVTAVHALQVFCYSHKFPKGMLLRWFIALYEMEVVDEEAFMKWKEDVTDDYPGKGQALFQVNSWLTWLQDASSEEEEDDGDN